A genomic window from Companilactobacillus alimentarius DSM 20249 includes:
- a CDS encoding ABC transporter substrate-binding protein, which produces MRKILISITAIMAILVLTSCSTNSSVDKKTLNVGILQIVPHGSLDAARKGFKEELNKEVKEHDKSLKINYNYQNAQGDQANLSSMSQQLVQKKDDLILGIATPAAQALAKKTNSTPIVVTAVTNLQSAGLVKDDKKPQTNVTGTKDLGPVDKQIKLLTTMTKSQKPIGVLYNSSEENSVLQVKMVKKYAKNHHLKLNIVSVTSTNDVASAVSGMAKKVSGIYLPTDNLMASSMKTIGKKAREAKLPVVTGSIEMAEDGGTATYGINYHDLGKQTAKMAYQILIEKKKPQDMPVETSHTLRLYINKTNAKAIGINPDKIMKP; this is translated from the coding sequence ATGAGAAAAATTCTAATTTCAATCACCGCCATAATGGCAATTTTAGTTTTAACAAGTTGTTCCACCAATTCATCAGTGGACAAGAAAACATTAAATGTAGGAATCCTACAAATTGTGCCCCATGGTTCCTTAGATGCCGCTAGAAAGGGATTCAAAGAGGAATTGAATAAAGAGGTTAAGGAACATGATAAGTCGCTTAAAATCAATTACAACTATCAAAATGCTCAAGGCGATCAAGCAAATCTGAGTTCCATGTCACAACAATTAGTTCAAAAAAAAGACGATTTAATTCTAGGAATAGCCACTCCCGCAGCACAGGCGTTAGCTAAAAAAACTAATTCGACCCCAATTGTTGTGACAGCTGTAACCAACTTGCAGAGCGCAGGATTAGTCAAAGATGATAAAAAGCCACAGACCAATGTCACAGGTACAAAGGATCTAGGTCCAGTCGACAAGCAAATAAAACTGTTGACTACTATGACAAAGAGCCAAAAACCTATTGGAGTTTTATATAATTCATCGGAAGAAAATTCCGTATTACAAGTCAAAATGGTTAAGAAGTATGCGAAGAATCATCATTTGAAATTGAATATCGTTAGTGTAACTAGTACCAATGATGTGGCTAGCGCTGTCTCAGGGATGGCTAAGAAAGTCTCAGGAATCTACTTGCCAACGGATAATTTGATGGCTAGTTCGATGAAGACCATTGGTAAAAAAGCGCGTGAAGCTAAGTTACCAGTCGTAACAGGTTCAATTGAAATGGCGGAAGATGGTGGAACGGCTACATATGGGATCAATTATCACGATTTAGGCAAGCAAACCGCTAAAATGGCTTATCAGATTTTGATTGAAAAAAAGAAGCCTCAAGATATGCCAGTTGAAACTTCACATACTTTAAGACTTTATATCAATAAAACTAATGCTAAAGCTATCGGAATCAACCCCGATAAAATTATGAAACCATAG
- a CDS encoding ABC transporter permease, translating into MLISSLGQGLLWAPLAIGVFITFRILDIPDLTTEGSFPFGAAVTVSLMIKGQSAIIATLAGFFAGCIAGLVTGILDTKLRIPSLLAGILTMTGLYSINIHIMGKSNVPLLSQKILTEYLPAGLDVDLQTIVLGLIVIFIVITLLFGLFKTRLGLSLMATGNNKNMSAANGINTDGMIIFGYVISNGFIALSGALIAQSNGYADIGMGIGTIVIGLASVLVGEIFLRSHNILTRLLAMILGAIIYRLLLTFAMGLGFPADDLKILSAIILVIVICVPIIQNRIRTKRELKKYLIQVEDQTDGSLTTKTSTKSILSRD; encoded by the coding sequence ATGCTGATATCTAGTTTAGGACAAGGATTATTATGGGCACCGTTAGCTATTGGTGTTTTTATTACATTTAGAATTTTGGATATTCCTGATTTGACCACTGAAGGAAGTTTTCCCTTTGGCGCTGCTGTGACGGTTAGTTTGATGATCAAAGGCCAATCAGCTATCATAGCCACTTTGGCGGGATTTTTTGCAGGGTGTATTGCCGGATTAGTAACGGGAATATTGGATACGAAATTAAGAATTCCGTCACTTCTAGCAGGAATTTTGACAATGACGGGTCTATATTCCATTAACATCCACATTATGGGCAAATCAAATGTTCCGTTATTGAGTCAAAAAATCTTAACAGAATATTTGCCAGCAGGTTTAGATGTCGACTTACAGACGATTGTTTTAGGGCTGATCGTAATTTTTATCGTCATAACACTACTCTTCGGACTCTTTAAAACCCGTTTAGGATTATCTTTAATGGCTACAGGCAATAACAAGAATATGTCGGCTGCCAACGGAATTAATACCGATGGGATGATTATTTTCGGCTACGTTATCTCCAATGGCTTTATCGCTTTGTCAGGGGCTCTGATAGCGCAGAGTAATGGTTATGCCGATATTGGTATGGGTATTGGCACAATCGTTATTGGACTAGCCTCTGTCTTAGTCGGCGAAATTTTCCTACGTAGTCACAACATTTTGACTAGATTATTAGCCATGATCCTAGGAGCAATTATTTACCGATTATTATTAACTTTTGCGATGGGATTAGGTTTCCCGGCTGATGATCTCAAGATTTTATCGGCAATCATTTTAGTGATCGTAATCTGTGTTCCGATTATTCAGAATCGAATCAGAACTAAACGAGAATTGAAAAAATATTTAATACAAGTGGAGGATCAAACTGATGGAAGTCTTACAACTAAAACATCTACAAAAAGTATTCTTTCCCGGGACTAA
- a CDS encoding ABC transporter ATP-binding protein, translating to MEVLQLKHLQKVFFPGTNNERHVLKNINLKINDGDFISVIGNNGAGKSTLLNTIAGNLHVDAGEIDLVDHDVTKKSIAYRARWMSRVFQDPKTGTAGDLTVLQNLVLAQSHTQTISLHWYQKKTDRKSFSQLLKALNMGLENFLDTQVKYLSGGQRQALSLLMATLSKPKLLLLDEHTAALDPKTSQEVMTITEKIVQEQHLTTMMITHKMSDALKYGNRLIMVQDGQIKLDISGKQKATLKKEDLLKAFK from the coding sequence ATGGAAGTCTTACAACTAAAACATCTACAAAAAGTATTCTTTCCCGGGACTAACAATGAGCGTCACGTTTTAAAAAATATTAATCTCAAAATCAACGATGGTGACTTTATTTCAGTTATCGGCAACAATGGGGCGGGTAAGTCTACATTATTGAATACAATTGCTGGTAATTTGCATGTTGACGCTGGTGAAATTGATTTAGTTGATCATGATGTCACAAAAAAATCAATTGCTTACCGTGCACGTTGGATGTCACGAGTCTTTCAAGATCCTAAAACGGGAACGGCAGGAGATTTAACTGTTTTGCAGAACCTGGTACTTGCCCAGAGTCATACCCAAACAATCAGTTTACATTGGTATCAAAAAAAGACTGATCGAAAATCTTTCAGTCAATTATTAAAAGCTTTAAATATGGGCTTAGAAAATTTTTTAGACACACAAGTAAAATATTTATCCGGAGGTCAACGACAAGCACTGTCACTTTTAATGGCTACTTTGAGTAAACCTAAATTGTTATTATTAGATGAACATACAGCGGCGCTTGATCCGAAAACTAGTCAAGAAGTAATGACAATTACTGAAAAAATCGTTCAGGAACAACATTTGACTACGATGATGATCACACACAAAATGTCTGATGCTTTAAAGTATGGCAATCGCTTAATAATGGTTCAGGACGGTCAGATTAAGCTGGATATTAGTGGGAAGCAAAAGGCAACTTTAAAGAAGGAAGACTTGTTAAAAGCGTTTAAATAA
- a CDS encoding DNA-3-methyladenine glycosylase I, producing the protein MRCSWADSSPEMQAYHDNEWGKPSHDERYFFEMLTLEGAQAGLSWATIIKRRNSYEKIYDNFDVDKVANFDTNKRNLMLEDKGIIRNRLKVDSSIDNAKIISEMHQNNKLFSDYIWNFVDNKPIINHYSDMSEVPAQTKLSQDISKDLKKRGFRFVGPTIIYSFLQAVGVINDHLDSCNYK; encoded by the coding sequence ATGAGATGTTCATGGGCAGATAGTTCACCAGAAATGCAGGCGTATCACGATAACGAATGGGGCAAACCTAGTCACGATGAACGATATTTTTTTGAGATGTTAACTTTGGAGGGTGCTCAGGCAGGACTTTCCTGGGCGACAATTATTAAACGTCGTAACAGTTATGAAAAAATTTATGATAATTTTGACGTAGACAAAGTGGCAAATTTTGATACAAATAAACGTAATTTGATGTTAGAGGATAAGGGAATTATTCGTAACCGTTTGAAGGTTGATTCCTCGATTGACAACGCTAAAATAATTTCAGAAATGCATCAAAATAATAAACTTTTTTCCGATTATATTTGGAATTTTGTTGATAATAAGCCAATAATTAATCATTATAGTGATATGAGTGAAGTGCCAGCACAAACAAAACTGTCGCAAGATATTAGTAAAGATCTTAAAAAACGTGGTTTTAGGTTTGTTGGACCCACAATCATATATTCGTTTTTACAAGCGGTAGGTGTGATCAATGACCACCTTGATTCCTGTAATTACAAGTAA
- a CDS encoding glycerate kinase produces MKFIIAPGKYSNNISSTKIGQAIYSGISRAMPDAQIITMPVTDSKDGMPALVEHTIGGRWKKVSYFDAFWSNRIGHYLITKVGSQDTAIMDSEQVVGIDLAKEKTRNDLFHATSYGLGEFIIDAVTDGIKNIVLCLGKTAVADGGLGALQALGAKIYDENGVLVPEGENPLINAFRVDLDDVYQLLGSRTKITVLLNYTTSNRLSQTLDYLNEAQESFLEDNLVFVTEKLNQKYNLDIHPMPHSGSIKTLAGAFAMINASISRSSFEWVAKVTGMDETIKSCNILVTATDRISREAMQDDMLNHLSRIAGSQRIPTFALCNNFVDDFQSYEQLFTGIFSTQMTEYDDEMTMFENYESVANQLVRTLLTFK; encoded by the coding sequence ATGAAGTTTATTATTGCACCTGGAAAATATAGTAATAATATTAGTTCGACAAAAATCGGACAAGCGATTTATAGCGGAATCTCACGGGCTATGCCAGACGCACAAATAATTACCATGCCTGTCACCGACAGTAAAGATGGAATGCCGGCATTGGTGGAACATACTATTGGTGGACGTTGGAAGAAAGTTTCCTATTTTGATGCTTTTTGGTCTAATCGAATCGGACATTATTTAATAACTAAGGTCGGTAGTCAAGATACCGCTATTATGGATTCAGAGCAAGTCGTAGGAATCGATTTGGCAAAAGAAAAGACCCGCAATGATCTTTTTCATGCGACTAGTTACGGTTTAGGCGAATTTATTATTGATGCAGTAACGGATGGAATTAAAAACATTGTACTCTGTTTAGGAAAGACGGCAGTGGCAGATGGTGGTTTAGGGGCTTTGCAGGCTCTAGGAGCGAAGATCTATGATGAAAATGGAGTATTGGTCCCGGAAGGTGAAAATCCACTTATCAATGCTTTTAGAGTTGATTTGGACGATGTTTATCAATTACTAGGCAGTCGTACCAAAATTACGGTTTTATTAAACTATACGACTTCCAATCGGCTTTCACAGACATTGGATTATTTAAATGAAGCTCAAGAAAGCTTTTTAGAGGATAATTTAGTTTTCGTTACAGAAAAATTAAATCAGAAGTATAATTTAGACATACACCCAATGCCACATTCTGGATCAATTAAGACACTGGCAGGGGCATTTGCAATGATTAATGCAAGTATTTCCAGATCATCTTTTGAATGGGTTGCTAAAGTTACAGGCATGGATGAAACTATCAAGTCTTGTAATATCTTAGTGACTGCAACGGACAGGATCTCTCGTGAGGCTATGCAAGATGATATGTTAAATCATTTGAGTCGAATAGCAGGGTCGCAGAGGATTCCCACATTTGCTTTATGTAATAATTTTGTTGATGATTTTCAAAGCTATGAACAACTTTTTACAGGTATTTTTTCGACTCAGATGACGGAGTATGATGATGAAATGACAATGTTTGAGAATTATGAATCGGTTGCTAATCAGTTGGTAAGGACTCTATTAACTTTCAAATAA
- a CDS encoding tyrosine-protein phosphatase → MTNDNKRVLDLEKGVNFRELGGYQTVDGQTIKFHKVLRSAGLSDLTTNDLNFLNNYGLKYDIDFRSHEEISQKPDRLPTNAEYIAAPVFEQDETEASKVQNKNFIPEIDGDPTNGFDHMKDVYRDIITGDQAKDAYRTFFDELLTNEQDDDVLLFHCSAGKDRTGMGAVYLLSALGVPMDVIKQDYLLTNKANKNFVDDLITNLQKKGYTDKNVLSSVRDLMTVHSEYLATAEKEIAKLSGNIDNYIKDELQVTPAEIRDLKKIYLN, encoded by the coding sequence ATGACTAATGATAATAAACGCGTTTTAGACCTTGAAAAAGGTGTAAACTTTCGTGAACTTGGTGGTTATCAAACTGTTGATGGCCAAACCATTAAATTCCACAAAGTACTTAGATCAGCTGGACTAAGCGATTTAACTACAAATGATTTAAATTTTTTGAACAATTACGGCTTGAAGTATGATATTGATTTTCGTTCACACGAAGAGATTTCTCAAAAGCCCGACCGCTTACCTACTAATGCTGAATATATTGCTGCTCCCGTTTTTGAACAAGACGAGACTGAAGCTTCAAAAGTTCAAAATAAGAATTTTATTCCAGAAATTGACGGCGATCCCACTAACGGGTTTGACCATATGAAAGATGTTTACCGTGATATTATCACAGGCGACCAAGCTAAAGACGCTTATCGAACATTTTTTGACGAATTATTAACTAATGAACAAGACGACGATGTCCTACTATTCCATTGTAGTGCCGGTAAAGATCGTACGGGAATGGGAGCTGTTTACTTACTGAGTGCTCTGGGTGTACCAATGGATGTAATTAAACAGGACTATTTATTGACTAATAAAGCTAATAAAAATTTTGTTGACGACTTAATTACCAACTTGCAAAAAAAAGGTTATACCGATAAAAATGTGCTCAGCTCCGTTCGTGATCTAATGACTGTACACAGCGAATATCTTGCCACAGCTGAAAAAGAAATCGCCAAATTGTCTGGTAATATTGATAATTATATCAAAGATGAATTACAGGTAACTCCTGCGGAGATAAGAGATTTGAAGAAAATTTATTTGAACTGA
- a CDS encoding universal stress protein codes for MEQDYKKILVPVDGSKEAEMAFKKAVKVAQMNGGHLDVLTVLDTKQFIGLHGGMLNGDVIYQLSEDAQKYLNELKDSAIKDGLKEEDINIHVRFGEPKTVISQEFVKEYENDLIMIGSTGMNAVTRLLVGSVSEYVTGNARTDVIIVRTNTDNEELAK; via the coding sequence ATGGAACAAGATTATAAGAAGATTTTGGTTCCTGTAGATGGATCAAAAGAAGCAGAAATGGCTTTTAAGAAGGCCGTTAAAGTTGCACAAATGAACGGTGGACATCTAGATGTCTTAACAGTCCTAGATACAAAGCAATTTATTGGTTTGCACGGTGGCATGTTGAATGGCGATGTTATTTATCAACTTTCCGAAGATGCTCAAAAGTATCTCAACGAATTGAAAGATAGTGCGATCAAGGATGGTCTCAAAGAAGAGGACATCAATATTCACGTTCGTTTCGGGGAACCTAAGACTGTAATTTCACAAGAATTCGTTAAAGAATATGAAAATGATTTGATTATGATTGGATCAACCGGTATGAATGCTGTTACAAGATTGTTGGTTGGTTCTGTTTCTGAATATGTAACGGGAAATGCTAGAACAGATGTAATCATTGTTAGAACTAATACTGACAATGAAGAATTGGCTAAATAA